One window of the Manihot esculenta cultivar AM560-2 chromosome 14, M.esculenta_v8, whole genome shotgun sequence genome contains the following:
- the LOC110631013 gene encoding aminotransferase ALD1, chloroplastic-like isoform X3, which yields MHELQHIRKYPDAKLINLGIGDTTKPIPEIISVSMAEYARALSTVEGYRGYGAEQGNKALRKAIAETFYKNVQVKDSEVFVSDGSQCDIARLQLLLGSNVTVAVQDPSFPAYIDTSVIMGQAGDFEEKSGKFGNIEYMKCGPQNNFFPELAKTRRTDIIFFCSPNNPTGYAATRQQLEELVKFAKANGSIIIFDSAYAVYVTDDSPRSIFEIPGAKEVAIEVSSFSKFAGFTGVRLGWTVVPEELCFSNGFPVINDFNRIVCTCFNGASNIAQAGGLACLSSEGFMAVCSVVDYYRENAKILLKTLKSLGLKVYGGENAPYVWAQFPGSKSWDVFDDILEKAHVITVPGSGFGPGGEEFMRISAFGHRETILEASKRLKGLFS from the exons ATGCATGAGCTTCAGCACATCAGGAAGTACCCAGATGCAAAGTTGATAAACCTTGGGATTGGTGATACCACAAAGCCTATACCTGAGATAATATCAGTGAGCATGGCAGAA TATGCACGTGCCCTTTCAACAGTAGAAGGTTATAGAGGATATGGAGCTGAGCAAGGGAACAAA GCACTGAGAAAAGCAATTGCagaaacattttacaaaaatgtCCAGGTAAAAGACTCCGAAGTTTTTGTGTCAGACGGCTCACAATGTGATATAGCCCGCCTTCAG CTGCTCCTGGGTTCCAATGTGACTGTGGCAGTGCAGGATCCATCATTTCCA gCTTATATAGATACAAGTGTCATAATGGGGCAAGCTGGTGATTTTGAAGAAAAAAGTGGGAAATTTGGGAACATTGAGTACATGAAATGTGGACCCCAAAATAACTTCTTTCCTGAATTGGCCAAAACCAGAAGAACAGATATAATCTTCTTTTGTTCTCCAAATAATCCTACTGGTTATGCAGCAACCAGGCAGCAATTGGAAGAACTTGTGAAGTTTGCCAAGGCGAATGGTTCAATTATAATCTTTGATTCTGCCTATGCAGTTTATGTCACAGATGATTCGCCTCGATCGATCTTTGAAATTCCCGGAGCCAAagag GTTGCAATTGAAGTATCTTCTTTCTCCAAGTTTGCTGGCTTCACCGGCGTTCGCCTCGGTTGGACGGTTGTTCCAGAAGAGCTGTGCTTTTCAAATGGTTTTCCTGTAATAAACGACTTCAATCGAATCGTATGCACTTGCTTCAATGGAGCATCAAATATAGCTCAGGCTGGTGGATTGGCATGCCTTTCCTCAGAGGGTTTCATG GCGGTTTGTTCTGTGGTTGACTACTACAGGGAGAATGCAAAAATACTACTGAAGACTCTTAAATCTCTTGGTCTAAAGGTGTATGGAGGTGAAAATGCTCCTTATGTTTGGGCACAGTTTCCTGGTTCAAAATCTTGGGATGTGTTTGATGATATTCTTGAGAAGGCACATGTTATAACTGTTCCAGGTTCTGGATTTGGTCCTGGAGGTGAAGAATTCATGAGAATTAGTGCTTTTGGACACAGGGAAACTATTCTGGAAGCTTCAAAGAGGCTAAAAGGCCTTTTCTcctaa
- the LOC110631013 gene encoding aminotransferase ALD1, chloroplastic-like isoform X2, translated as MAMKMVVPFFLFPILRLHFLLLHDHSPLISMHELQHIRKYPDAKLINLGIGDTTKPIPEIISVSMAEYARALSTVEGYRGYGAEQGNKALRKAIAETFYKNVQVKDSEVFVSDGSQCDIARLQLLLGSNVTVAVQDPSFPAYIDTSVIMGQAGDFEEKSGKFGNIEYMKCGPQNNFFPELAKTRRTDIIFFCSPNNPTGYAATRQQLEELVKFAKANGSIIIFDSAYAVYVTDDSPRSIFEIPGAKEVAIEVSSFSKFAGFTGVRLGWTVVPEELCFSNGFPVINDFNRIVCTCFNGASNIAQAGGLACLSSEGFMAVCSVVDYYRENAKILLKTLKSLGLKVYGGENAPYVWAQFPGSKSWDVFDDILEKAHVITVPGSGFGPGGEEFMRISAFGHRETILEASKRLKGLFS; from the exons ATTTCAATGCATGAGCTTCAGCACATCAGGAAGTACCCAGATGCAAAGTTGATAAACCTTGGGATTGGTGATACCACAAAGCCTATACCTGAGATAATATCAGTGAGCATGGCAGAA TATGCACGTGCCCTTTCAACAGTAGAAGGTTATAGAGGATATGGAGCTGAGCAAGGGAACAAA GCACTGAGAAAAGCAATTGCagaaacattttacaaaaatgtCCAGGTAAAAGACTCCGAAGTTTTTGTGTCAGACGGCTCACAATGTGATATAGCCCGCCTTCAG CTGCTCCTGGGTTCCAATGTGACTGTGGCAGTGCAGGATCCATCATTTCCA gCTTATATAGATACAAGTGTCATAATGGGGCAAGCTGGTGATTTTGAAGAAAAAAGTGGGAAATTTGGGAACATTGAGTACATGAAATGTGGACCCCAAAATAACTTCTTTCCTGAATTGGCCAAAACCAGAAGAACAGATATAATCTTCTTTTGTTCTCCAAATAATCCTACTGGTTATGCAGCAACCAGGCAGCAATTGGAAGAACTTGTGAAGTTTGCCAAGGCGAATGGTTCAATTATAATCTTTGATTCTGCCTATGCAGTTTATGTCACAGATGATTCGCCTCGATCGATCTTTGAAATTCCCGGAGCCAAagag GTTGCAATTGAAGTATCTTCTTTCTCCAAGTTTGCTGGCTTCACCGGCGTTCGCCTCGGTTGGACGGTTGTTCCAGAAGAGCTGTGCTTTTCAAATGGTTTTCCTGTAATAAACGACTTCAATCGAATCGTATGCACTTGCTTCAATGGAGCATCAAATATAGCTCAGGCTGGTGGATTGGCATGCCTTTCCTCAGAGGGTTTCATG GCGGTTTGTTCTGTGGTTGACTACTACAGGGAGAATGCAAAAATACTACTGAAGACTCTTAAATCTCTTGGTCTAAAGGTGTATGGAGGTGAAAATGCTCCTTATGTTTGGGCACAGTTTCCTGGTTCAAAATCTTGGGATGTGTTTGATGATATTCTTGAGAAGGCACATGTTATAACTGTTCCAGGTTCTGGATTTGGTCCTGGAGGTGAAGAATTCATGAGAATTAGTGCTTTTGGACACAGGGAAACTATTCTGGAAGCTTCAAAGAGGCTAAAAGGCCTTTTCTcctaa
- the LOC110631012 gene encoding F-box/kelch-repeat protein At1g22040 encodes MGALLSVNSSRTMASEVFEVSQNETCKRQRLSSISCEGSPGLIPNLPDEISIQILARLPRICYMKMKLVSRAWKAAIVSTELFNVRKELGTTEEWLYILVKIEDEKYLWYALDPLSRRWQRLPTMPGVSFEDEPKKGLAALRMWNVVSPSIKIADAVRGWLGKKATMDPLPFYGSAVGAIDGRIYVLGGLTKASAMRNVWQYNPILNAWSEMSPMSTGRAFCKTGILSNKLYVVGGVTKGRGGVTSLQSAEVFDPHTGLWSEIPTMPFSKAQVLPTAFLTDLLKPIATGMTSYRGRLFVAQSLYCWPFFVDVGGEVYDPELNSWNEMPTGMGEGWPVKQAGTKLSVTVEDELFALEPSSSLDSARIKVYDYRNDTWKVLLGDIPICDMSNSESSYLLAGLLGELHVITKDSNNNITVLQTDVRNRLASSSSSFSINNTSQEEAESAAESETCVWSVIATRNGRSVDLVSCQTLNL; translated from the coding sequence ATGGGCGCTTTATTGAGTGTAAATAGTTCGAGGACTATGGCTAGTGAGGTATTTGAAGTATCACAGAATGAAACTTGCAAGAGACAGAGGTTGTCATCGATTTCTTGTGAGGGGAGTCCAGGATTGATTCCCAATCTTCCTGATGAGATATCAATTCAGATCCTTGCCAGACTTCCTAGGATTTGTTACATGAAAATGAAGTTAGTGTCTCGGGCTTGGAAAGCAGCTATTGTAAGCACCGAACTGTTCAATGTGAGAAAAGAACTTGGAACAACTGAGGAGTGGCTTTATATATTGGTGAAAATTGAAGATGAGAAGTATTTATGGTATGCCTTGGATCCATTGTCCCGAAGATGGCAAAGATTGCCAACAATGCCTGGTGTTTCTTTTGAAGATGAGCCCAAGAAGGGTTTGGCTGCACTTAGAATGTGGAATGTAGTGAGCCCAAGTATCAAAATTGCAGACGCAGTAAGGGGTTGGCTAGGGAAGAAGGCTACAATGGACCCATTACCCTTCTATGGCAGTGCTGTGGGTGCTATTGATGGCCGCATCTATGTGTTAGGGGGACTTACTAAAGCTTCAGCCATGAGAAATGTGTGGCAGTATAATCCAATTCTAAATGCTTGGAGTGAGATGAGTCCAATGTCCACTGGTAGAGCCTTTTGTAAGACAGGCATTTTAAgcaacaagctttatgttgttGGAGGAGTCACTAAAGGCCGTGGTGGAGTGACTTCACTTCAATCTGCAGAAGTGTTTGATCCTCATACTGGTCTCTGGTCTGAAATTCCGACCATGCCATTTTCAAAGGCTCAGGTGCTGCCTACTGCTTTTCTAACAGATTTGCTTAAGCCCATTGCAACAGGAATGACATCTTATAGAGGAAGGTTATTTGTGGCTCAGAGTTTATATTGCTGGCCATTTTTTGTTGATGTTGGCGGAGAGGTTTATGATCCGGAGTTGAATTCATGGAATGAAATGCCAACCGGGATGGGTGAGGGTTGGCCAGTGAAGCAAGCAGGAACGAAACTGAGTGTAACGGTTGAAGATGAGCTGTTTGCACTTGAGCCATCTAGTTCTCTTGATAGTGCTAGAATCAAGGTATATGATTACCGAAATGATACCTGGAAAGTTTTGCTTGGAGATATTCCTATTTGTGACATGAGTAATTCAGAGTCCTCCTATTTGCTTGCTGGTTTACTTGGAGAGCTCCATGTAATCACTAAAGATTCCAACAACAACATTACAGTCCTACAGACAGATGTACGGAACCGTTTAGCTTCCTCATCTTCATCATTTTCAATTAATAACACCTCCCAGGAGGAGGCTGAGTCTGCGGCAGAATCAGAAACATGTGTTTGGAGTGTCATTGCGACTAGAAATGGTAGGTCTGTTGATCTGGTTAGTTGTCAGACACTTAATCTTTAG
- the LOC110631013 gene encoding aminotransferase ALD1, chloroplastic-like isoform X1 encodes MAMKMVVPFFLFPILRLHFLLLHDHSPLFPSLRLEIQKEQLACHTRVQRNVNLEKLRTGYLFPEISMHELQHIRKYPDAKLINLGIGDTTKPIPEIISVSMAEYARALSTVEGYRGYGAEQGNKALRKAIAETFYKNVQVKDSEVFVSDGSQCDIARLQLLLGSNVTVAVQDPSFPAYIDTSVIMGQAGDFEEKSGKFGNIEYMKCGPQNNFFPELAKTRRTDIIFFCSPNNPTGYAATRQQLEELVKFAKANGSIIIFDSAYAVYVTDDSPRSIFEIPGAKEVAIEVSSFSKFAGFTGVRLGWTVVPEELCFSNGFPVINDFNRIVCTCFNGASNIAQAGGLACLSSEGFMAVCSVVDYYRENAKILLKTLKSLGLKVYGGENAPYVWAQFPGSKSWDVFDDILEKAHVITVPGSGFGPGGEEFMRISAFGHRETILEASKRLKGLFS; translated from the exons ATTGGAAATCCAGAAGGAACAACTTG CTTGTCATACAAGGGTACAACGTAATGTCAATTTGGAGAAGCTAAGAACTGGGTATTTGTTTCCTGAG ATTTCAATGCATGAGCTTCAGCACATCAGGAAGTACCCAGATGCAAAGTTGATAAACCTTGGGATTGGTGATACCACAAAGCCTATACCTGAGATAATATCAGTGAGCATGGCAGAA TATGCACGTGCCCTTTCAACAGTAGAAGGTTATAGAGGATATGGAGCTGAGCAAGGGAACAAA GCACTGAGAAAAGCAATTGCagaaacattttacaaaaatgtCCAGGTAAAAGACTCCGAAGTTTTTGTGTCAGACGGCTCACAATGTGATATAGCCCGCCTTCAG CTGCTCCTGGGTTCCAATGTGACTGTGGCAGTGCAGGATCCATCATTTCCA gCTTATATAGATACAAGTGTCATAATGGGGCAAGCTGGTGATTTTGAAGAAAAAAGTGGGAAATTTGGGAACATTGAGTACATGAAATGTGGACCCCAAAATAACTTCTTTCCTGAATTGGCCAAAACCAGAAGAACAGATATAATCTTCTTTTGTTCTCCAAATAATCCTACTGGTTATGCAGCAACCAGGCAGCAATTGGAAGAACTTGTGAAGTTTGCCAAGGCGAATGGTTCAATTATAATCTTTGATTCTGCCTATGCAGTTTATGTCACAGATGATTCGCCTCGATCGATCTTTGAAATTCCCGGAGCCAAagag GTTGCAATTGAAGTATCTTCTTTCTCCAAGTTTGCTGGCTTCACCGGCGTTCGCCTCGGTTGGACGGTTGTTCCAGAAGAGCTGTGCTTTTCAAATGGTTTTCCTGTAATAAACGACTTCAATCGAATCGTATGCACTTGCTTCAATGGAGCATCAAATATAGCTCAGGCTGGTGGATTGGCATGCCTTTCCTCAGAGGGTTTCATG GCGGTTTGTTCTGTGGTTGACTACTACAGGGAGAATGCAAAAATACTACTGAAGACTCTTAAATCTCTTGGTCTAAAGGTGTATGGAGGTGAAAATGCTCCTTATGTTTGGGCACAGTTTCCTGGTTCAAAATCTTGGGATGTGTTTGATGATATTCTTGAGAAGGCACATGTTATAACTGTTCCAGGTTCTGGATTTGGTCCTGGAGGTGAAGAATTCATGAGAATTAGTGCTTTTGGACACAGGGAAACTATTCTGGAAGCTTCAAAGAGGCTAAAAGGCCTTTTCTcctaa